The window GGCCGTGCCGTCCGCGCTCCACGCGAACGGTAGCCCCGTGGCCTCCCAGCGCAGGTACACCGGGAAGGGTCGGCGCTCGGATTGATCGAAGCCGCCTTCGCTGCGCTCGGCGCGGTGCTCGCCCCCCACGCCCTCCTCATGATGCTGACGGGCGTCGGCATCGGTCTGGTCGTGGGCATCCTGCCTGGCCTCGGCGGCACCGTGGGGATGTCGTTGGTGCTGCCCTTCATCTACGGCATGGAGCCCAACGTGGCGCTCGCCATGCTGATCGGCATGATCGCCGTCATCCACACCTCCGACACCTTCCCGAGCGTGCTGCTGGGGGTGCCGGGCTCATCGGGATCCCAGGCCACCATCCTGGACGGCTACCCCTTGGCCCGAAAGGGCGAGGCGCAGCGCGCTCTGTCCGCGGCCTTCTTCGCGTCGATGCTGGGGGGTGTGATCGGCGCGGCTGCGCTCTTCGCTCTGCTTCCGCTGGCCCGGCCGCTGGTGCTGGCTCTGGGCTCGCCCGAGCTGTTCATGCTCGCCGTTCTCGGGCTCTCGATGGTGGGTGTCCTATCCGGGGAGGGCCCACTGCGAGGCATCCTGGCCGGGACGTTGGGCCTGCTCCTTGGCACCGTGGGCGCCGCTCCAGCCGCACCGCACTATCGCTACACGGCGGACCTCCTCTACCTGTTCGACGGCATCCCTCTGGCGGTCGTGGCCCTTGGCCTGTTCGCCCTCCCCGAGATCCTGGATCTGCTGCGCTCGGGTGAATCCATCGCCCGGGAAGCGCAGATGATCGGTGGATGGCGGCAGGGCCTCACCGATGTGATCCGCCATCGCTGGCTGGCCCTGCGCTGCTCGGTGCTCGGCATCTTCGTCGGGTTCGTGCCCGGCCTCGGCGGGAGCGTCGTCGACTGGCTGAGCTACGGCCAGGCCGTGCAGATCGCCAAGGACCGCGACGGATTCGGAAAGGGCGACATCCGCGGAGTGATCGCGCCGGAGAGCTCGAACAACGCCAAGGAGGGGGGCGCGCTCATCCCCACGCTCCTGTTCGGCATCCCGGGAAGCGGGACCACCGCCGTGCTGCTGGGTGGGATGATCCTCCTCGGTCTCGAGCCCGGCCCCACCATGCTGACGACCCATCTGGATTCGACGCTGACGATCGTATGGTCGCTGGCCATCGCCAACGTGATGGGCACGCTGGCCTGTCTGCTGATGAGCAAGCCCGTGGCGCGCATCTCGATCGTGCCTGCGC is drawn from Gemmatimonadota bacterium and contains these coding sequences:
- a CDS encoding tripartite tricarboxylate transporter permease; this encodes MIEAAFAALGAVLAPHALLMMLTGVGIGLVVGILPGLGGTVGMSLVLPFIYGMEPNVALAMLIGMIAVIHTSDTFPSVLLGVPGSSGSQATILDGYPLARKGEAQRALSAAFFASMLGGVIGAAALFALLPLARPLVLALGSPELFMLAVLGLSMVGVLSGEGPLRGILAGTLGLLLGTVGAAPAAPHYRYTADLLYLFDGIPLAVVALGLFALPEILDLLRSGESIAREAQMIGGWRQGLTDVIRHRWLALRCSVLGIFVGFVPGLGGSVVDWLSYGQAVQIAKDRDGFGKGDIRGVIAPESSNNAKEGGALIPTLLFGIPGSGTTAVLLGGMILLGLEPGPTMLTTHLDSTLTIVWSLAIANVMGTLACLLMSKPVARISIVPARWLAPFLLVIMVAGAYQTTRDWGDLIAFLVIGLLGWIMKALDFPRPPLLIGFVLAASAERYLWISATRYGWTWLKDPGVILIALVTIALTVAGSRLRGSISRQGLAS